The following are encoded in a window of Castanea sativa cultivar Marrone di Chiusa Pesio chromosome 5, ASM4071231v1 genomic DNA:
- the LOC142635487 gene encoding uncharacterized protein LOC142635487, with protein MSMKEEETLRAYSDRYWELYKEIGGDNRGIVASTFKVGLPIDFDLRASLALKPVTDINKLMERVDEYTKKLRFEIMSSLYKEPVYRIVEKIKNEPYFRWQNKMSGDITRRNQNLFCSNHRDRGHTTEDFQTLKDHLGKLEKAEYLKEFIARDNPQPQDVKRSSTSQTLAPSRGS; from the exons ATGtcaatgaaggaagaagaaaCTCTCAGGGCTTACTCAGATCGCTACTGGGAGTTATATAAGGAGATTGGAGGAGATAATAGGGGGATTGTGGCCAGTACATTCAAAGTGGGGCTCCCCATTGACTTTGATTTAAGGGCTTCATTAGCTCTTAAACCAGTCACGGATATAAATAAGCTAATGGAGCGAGTGGATGAGTATACGAAG AAACTGAGGTTTGAGATAATGAGTTCACTGTACAAGGAGCCAGTTTATCGAATTGTAGAAAAGATAAAGAACGAGCCTTACTTTCGTTGGCAAAATAAGATGAGTGGAGATATAACACGAAGGAACCAAAACCTTTTTTGTTCTAATCATCGGGACCGGGGGCATACAACTGAAGATTTTCAGACTCTTAAAGATCATTTGGGCAAGCTTGAAAAAGCAGAGTACTTAAAGGAGTTCATTGCTCGGGATAATCCTCAGCCTCAAGACGTTAAAAGGTCAAGCACCTCACAGACTTTGGCTCCCTCTCGGGGCTCATAG